A region of Solibacillus isronensis DNA encodes the following proteins:
- the spoIID gene encoding stage II sporulation protein D, translated as MKKIIIYFIIGVLLFLVPFTLKSKKQNSITEPTETTSCPLFIKVNNTDVPIEDYLIGVIAGEMPASFHVEALKAQAIASRTYVLKQTDYGKKPILTTTAHQVYNDQELREEKWKTTFAENEEKITEAVKQTANQILTYNDELITAMFHASSYQYTESAENYSGNPIPYLTATTSPEQLNQEQTTYTFEEINKKLKQNFSRAQLQNAKLQRNDTNRIEQITIHKKTWSGRELRTLLNLRSTNFTWEPTATGITIKTYGYGHGVGMSQYGANAMAQGGITAENILSHYYPSTTLKSINYCKK; from the coding sequence ATGAAAAAAATTATCATTTATTTTATCATTGGCGTCCTATTGTTTTTAGTCCCTTTCACCTTAAAGTCTAAGAAACAAAACTCCATTACTGAACCAACAGAAACTACTTCTTGTCCCTTATTTATTAAAGTGAATAATACTGACGTTCCAATTGAAGATTATTTAATTGGTGTAATTGCAGGGGAAATGCCGGCAAGTTTTCATGTGGAAGCATTAAAAGCTCAGGCGATCGCATCCCGGACTTATGTATTGAAGCAGACGGATTATGGGAAAAAGCCGATACTCACAACGACAGCACATCAAGTTTACAATGATCAGGAATTGCGAGAAGAAAAATGGAAAACTACTTTTGCCGAAAATGAAGAAAAAATAACAGAAGCCGTCAAACAAACCGCCAATCAAATTCTTACTTATAATGATGAACTGATTACAGCCATGTTTCATGCATCATCCTATCAATATACGGAGTCCGCGGAAAACTACAGCGGAAACCCGATTCCCTACTTAACAGCAACCACTTCGCCTGAACAATTAAATCAAGAACAGACAACGTATACATTTGAAGAAATAAATAAAAAACTCAAACAAAATTTCTCGAGGGCTCAGCTTCAAAATGCAAAGCTGCAGCGAAACGACACGAACCGCATCGAACAAATTACAATCCATAAAAAAACATGGTCGGGCAGAGAACTGCGCACTCTGTTAAACTTACGCTCCACGAATTTCACATGGGAACCGACAGCGACCGGTATAACGATTAAAACCTATGGATACGGGCATGGGGTAGGGATGAGCCAGTATGGGGCAAATGCGATGGCACAGGGGGGAATAACGGCGGAAAATATCCTTTCTCACTACTATCCATCGACAACATTAAAATCGATAAATTATTGTAAAAAATAA
- a CDS encoding M23 family metallopeptidase, whose product MREVKQKPSQKPVMQRRWFWPAVYGGMAVMIVAVIFSFNALYESQNEQELMEEVSAPSDQSIVPTTATVTETLKYPFKEEYLNEVTVLQDFYDVSKDEATRENSLLVFNQVFTTSTGVSIAINSEPFEVVAAMSGEVTEVKMDAFTGNSITLTHPNGMQTRYNSVADILVKQGDQVSQGDQLATSQENEWNPNIGVHLHFEVMEDGVLVDPNKYLSF is encoded by the coding sequence ATGAGAGAAGTTAAACAAAAGCCTTCTCAGAAACCAGTTATGCAAAGACGGTGGTTTTGGCCGGCTGTATACGGTGGTATGGCAGTAATGATTGTGGCAGTTATTTTTAGTTTTAATGCATTGTACGAAAGTCAGAATGAGCAGGAACTGATGGAAGAAGTTTCTGCACCATCCGATCAATCGATTGTTCCAACAACAGCGACTGTTACGGAAACTTTGAAGTATCCATTCAAAGAAGAATACTTAAATGAAGTCACGGTTTTGCAAGATTTTTATGACGTCTCAAAAGATGAAGCAACACGCGAAAACTCATTGCTTGTATTTAATCAAGTGTTCACAACATCTACAGGGGTCTCTATCGCAATTAACAGCGAGCCTTTTGAAGTTGTAGCTGCAATGAGCGGTGAAGTGACAGAAGTAAAAATGGATGCATTTACGGGCAACAGCATTACTCTTACACATCCAAATGGTATGCAAACACGTTATAACTCCGTAGCAGATATTCTTGTAAAACAAGGCGATCAAGTTTCACAAGGCGACCAGCTTGCTACTTCACAAGAAAATGAATGGAATCCAAACATTGGCGTTCATTTACACTTTGAAGTAATGGAAGATGGTGTACTGGTGGATCCGAACAAATATTTATCCTTTTGA
- a CDS encoding sporulation transcriptional regulator SpoIIID, with protein MHEHIRQRCVRLGELLVETGETVRALAKMTGFSKSTVHKDLTERLKQVNEPLALQVQQVLTYNKSIRHLRGGEATRKKWITKQQEKSI; from the coding sequence GTGCACGAACATATTCGGCAACGCTGCGTTCGTTTGGGTGAACTGTTGGTAGAGACAGGTGAAACCGTGCGTGCACTCGCGAAAATGACGGGATTCTCTAAAAGTACTGTACACAAAGATTTGACAGAGCGGCTAAAACAAGTGAATGAACCACTTGCGCTACAAGTACAACAAGTTTTAACCTATAACAAATCGATTCGCCATTTACGCGGTGGTGAAGCAACACGTAAAAAGTGGATTACAAAGCAACAAGAAAAAAGCATTTAG
- a CDS encoding rod shape-determining protein: MFSKDIGIDLGTANVLIHLKGKGIVLNEPSVVAIDKKTNKVLAVGEEARQMVGRTPGNIIAIRPLKDGVIADFDVTEAMLKHFINKLDVKGFLSKPRILICCPTNITSVEQKAIREAAEKSGGKKVYLEEEPKVAAIGAGMDIFQPSGNMVVDIGGGTTDVAVLSMGDIVTSESIKVAGDVFDNDILQYIKKEYKLLIGERTAENIKTTIGTVFPGGRDDTMDIRGRDMVTGLPRTIEINSEEIEHALRESVSMIVQAAKDVLEKTPPELSADIIDRGVILTGGGALLHGIDQLLIEELKVPVFVAENPMDCVAVGTGIMLDNIDRAVNK, from the coding sequence ATGTTTTCTAAAGATATTGGGATTGATTTAGGTACTGCAAACGTGCTGATTCATTTAAAAGGCAAAGGGATTGTTTTGAATGAGCCATCTGTAGTAGCAATCGATAAAAAGACAAATAAAGTATTGGCAGTCGGTGAAGAGGCACGTCAAATGGTGGGACGTACACCGGGGAATATTATCGCAATTCGTCCATTAAAGGATGGCGTAATTGCAGATTTTGATGTAACAGAAGCGATGTTGAAACATTTTATCAATAAATTGGACGTTAAAGGCTTCTTATCAAAGCCACGCATTTTAATTTGCTGTCCGACAAATATTACATCGGTAGAGCAAAAAGCAATTCGTGAAGCTGCTGAAAAATCAGGCGGCAAAAAGGTTTATTTGGAAGAAGAGCCTAAAGTAGCAGCAATCGGCGCAGGTATGGATATTTTCCAGCCAAGCGGTAATATGGTCGTTGATATCGGTGGAGGTACAACGGATGTAGCAGTATTATCAATGGGCGATATCGTAACGAGCGAATCGATTAAAGTTGCCGGAGATGTATTCGATAATGACATATTGCAATACATAAAGAAAGAATACAAGCTGTTGATCGGTGAACGTACAGCAGAAAATATTAAAACAACAATCGGTACAGTATTCCCTGGTGGACGCGATGATACTATGGATATCCGCGGCCGTGATATGGTTACTGGCTTACCGAGAACAATCGAAATCAATTCAGAAGAGATTGAGCACGCATTACGTGAATCAGTTAGTATGATTGTACAGGCAGCAAAAGACGTCCTGGAAAAAACACCACCTGAATTATCGGCAGACATCATTGACCGAGGCGTTATTTTAACAGGCGGCGGTGCGTTACTGCATGGTATTGATCAGTTGTTAATCGAAGAGCTGAAAGTACCTGTATTTGTTGCGGAAAACCCAATGGACTGTGTGGCAGTCGGGACTGGAATTATGCTGGACAATATTGATCGTGCGGTAAATAAATAA
- a CDS encoding flagellar hook-basal body protein, translating to MFKGFYTVATGMVAQQRKTEILTNNMANANTPGFKSDQTTIRSFPDMLMSAVNSTTIPTENGFTVKNLNTVGAVNAGVYLQETMPNQAQGQIYSTGLNTDIALINSSMPTDETSGNSGQIFFRLENESGTESYTRNGNFTLDGQGNLVNPQGLFVLDANGERLQFDNDNIRISSDGAIFDENDVQVGTLGVAFSENPDVLVKRDNGLFNTLDGIDLPSAYGQANVQFSMQQQYLEGSNVDASKAMTDLLTAYRAFEANQKVLQAYDKSMEKAVNEIGRVN from the coding sequence GTGTTTAAAGGTTTTTATACAGTAGCTACAGGAATGGTTGCACAACAACGTAAAACTGAAATTTTAACGAATAATATGGCCAATGCCAATACACCTGGTTTCAAATCAGATCAAACGACAATTCGTTCTTTTCCGGATATGTTGATGTCGGCAGTCAATTCGACAACAATTCCGACTGAGAACGGATTTACAGTAAAGAACCTTAATACGGTTGGTGCGGTAAATGCAGGTGTTTACTTACAGGAAACAATGCCAAACCAAGCACAAGGTCAGATTTATTCAACCGGTTTAAATACAGATATCGCACTGATCAATAGTTCGATGCCTACTGACGAAACATCGGGAAATTCAGGACAAATTTTCTTCCGCTTAGAAAATGAATCCGGGACAGAGAGCTATACACGTAACGGGAATTTCACGCTGGACGGGCAGGGGAACTTAGTAAATCCTCAAGGACTATTCGTATTGGATGCGAATGGGGAACGACTGCAATTCGATAACGACAATATTCGCATCAGTTCAGACGGGGCGATTTTTGACGAAAATGATGTACAGGTCGGAACATTGGGTGTCGCATTTTCTGAAAACCCGGACGTACTTGTGAAGCGTGATAATGGGTTATTTAATACATTGGATGGTATTGATCTACCATCTGCCTATGGACAGGCAAATGTACAGTTTTCAATGCAGCAGCAATATTTAGAAGGCTCCAATGTCGATGCCTCTAAAGCAATGACAGATTTATTAACTGCATACCGTGCATTTGAAGCAAACCAAAAAGTGCTGCAGGCCTACGATAAGAGCATGGAAAAAGCAGTTAATGAAATTGGACGAGTTAATTAA